A genomic window from Massilia sp. METH4 includes:
- a CDS encoding (2Fe-2S)-binding protein, whose amino-acid sequence MKLNVNGQVREFEAEEDTPLLWVLREQLGLTGTKYGCGIAQCGACTVHIDGEAMRSCVRPVSTVTEQMKIVTIEGLSPDGSHPVQKAWAALDVPQCGFCQSGMIMAATALLKEKPKPTDADIDMAMKNICRCGTYNRVRKAIHVVARGGDPKSAGLAIEHREGSKA is encoded by the coding sequence ATGAAGCTGAACGTGAATGGACAGGTCCGCGAATTCGAAGCGGAGGAAGATACCCCGCTGCTCTGGGTGCTGCGAGAGCAGCTGGGCCTGACCGGCACCAAATACGGTTGCGGCATCGCCCAGTGCGGTGCCTGCACGGTGCACATCGATGGCGAGGCCATGCGCAGCTGCGTGCGGCCCGTCTCGACCGTGACGGAGCAGATGAAGATCGTGACGATCGAAGGCCTGTCGCCGGATGGCTCCCACCCCGTGCAGAAAGCCTGGGCGGCGCTCGACGTACCGCAATGCGGCTTCTGCCAGAGCGGCATGATCATGGCCGCCACCGCGCTGCTGAAGGAAAAACCGAAGCCCACCGATGCCGACATCGACATGGCCATGAAGAACATCTGCCGCTGCGGCACCTACAACCGCGTGCGCAAGGCGATCCACGTGGTGGCGCGCGGCGGCGATCCGAAGAGCGCCGGCCTGGCCATCGAACACCGCGAAGGGAGCAAGGCATGA
- a CDS encoding OmpW family outer membrane protein, with translation MKKAVVAIIAITAGMFACQAFAQESNWQVRARAVHIDPADKSDPVAGVGAADRISVENKTIPEIDISYFFTPNFAAELVLTWPQKHEVYLDGQSIGTFKHLPPTLMAQYHFTPAKTVSPYVGLGVNWTTFSKNRLLGGQASLEHDSFGLAAQAGIDFKLDRNWSLNVDVKKVQIRSDVLIGGVKASKVKVDPVLFGVGVGYRF, from the coding sequence ATGAAAAAAGCAGTCGTCGCCATCATCGCCATCACCGCCGGCATGTTCGCCTGCCAGGCTTTTGCCCAGGAATCGAACTGGCAAGTGCGCGCCCGCGCCGTGCACATCGACCCGGCCGACAAGTCCGATCCGGTCGCCGGCGTCGGCGCAGCCGACCGCATCAGCGTCGAGAACAAGACGATCCCCGAGATCGATATTTCGTATTTCTTCACGCCGAACTTCGCCGCCGAGCTCGTGCTCACCTGGCCGCAGAAACACGAGGTCTACCTCGACGGGCAAAGCATCGGCACCTTCAAGCACTTGCCGCCCACGCTGATGGCGCAGTACCACTTCACGCCGGCCAAGACCGTGAGCCCCTACGTGGGCCTGGGCGTGAACTGGACGACGTTCTCGAAGAACCGGCTGCTGGGTGGCCAGGCCAGCCTGGAACACGACAGCTTCGGCCTGGCCGCGCAGGCGGGCATCGACTTCAAGCTCGACCGCAACTGGTCGCTGAACGTGGATGTGAAGAAGGTGCAGATCCGCAGTGACGTGCTGATCGGTGGCGTGAAGGCCAGCAAGGTCAAGGTCGACCCGGTGCTGTTCGGGGTCGGCGTCGGTTACCGCTTCTGA
- a CDS encoding DUF2244 domain-containing protein: MKRDWHGERREWLLRRNCSLTPRQTMFTWTALLAISLAVGMFFTLQGAWYVLVFSVLEMAAVTAAFIAYSRHATDFDRIVYEQGVLSVEKVRAGQAQLTQLDPYWLRIVPPERRRDPIRLVARGVTVDIGTWLPDDERRALARQLREALAQ; this comes from the coding sequence GTGAAACGTGATTGGCATGGGGAACGCCGCGAATGGCTGTTGCGGCGCAATTGCTCGCTGACGCCGCGGCAAACCATGTTCACCTGGACCGCGCTCCTTGCTATCTCGCTTGCCGTCGGCATGTTCTTCACGCTGCAAGGCGCGTGGTACGTGCTGGTTTTTTCAGTGCTGGAAATGGCCGCCGTGACGGCGGCCTTCATCGCCTACAGCCGTCATGCCACCGACTTCGACCGTATCGTCTACGAGCAAGGCGTACTGTCCGTGGAAAAGGTGCGCGCCGGCCAGGCCCAGCTGACGCAACTCGATCCCTACTGGCTGCGCATCGTGCCGCCCGAGCGGCGGCGCGACCCGATCCGCCTCGTGGCGCGCGGTGTCACCGTCGACATCGGTACCTGGCTGCCCGACGACGAGCGGCGCGCGCTGGCGCGCCAGCTGCGCGAAGCGCTCGCGCAGTAA
- a CDS encoding methyl-accepting chemotaxis protein has translation MSNLNIGARLGLGFGAVLALLLAVLVLGLTSMTRIGERADDIVHDKNVKLATANIMVDNVRNIALALTTTIVTPSTQQMNAELQKVANYRKLYDDARQKLEGMLDTEQEKALLAKVDRALADGRAKNDKLIALRKDGEIQDATEYLLGTSGPGVNGMLAALDELIAHEAELANEASEDATSTFRNGRWLMIGLGLLAAVAGAVIAMLVTRSITRPLAQAVHVAETVAAGDLSSTISTDRRDEMGRLLKALKDMNDALLGVVGQVRSGTGAIATASREIAAGNLDLSARTEQQAGSLEETASTMEELTATVRQNADSANQANELARNASQVATRGGEIVSQVVSTMGTIDASSRKIGDITGVIDSIAFQTNILALNAAVEAARAGEQGRGFAVVASEVRTLAQRSAAAAREIKELIGASTATVDAGSRLVAEAGRTMGDIVESIGRVTEIMGGIAHASQEQSAGIDQVNQAITQMDEVTQQNAALVEEAAAASQSMQEQAARLEEVVAFFRTGESSSRALLAS, from the coding sequence ATGTCCAACCTGAACATTGGAGCCCGCCTCGGGCTGGGATTCGGCGCCGTGCTGGCCCTGCTGCTGGCCGTGCTGGTGCTGGGACTGACGTCCATGACGCGCATCGGCGAGCGCGCCGACGATATCGTGCACGACAAGAACGTGAAGCTGGCCACGGCCAACATCATGGTCGACAACGTGCGCAATATCGCGCTGGCGCTGACCACGACGATCGTTACGCCCAGCACGCAGCAGATGAATGCGGAACTGCAGAAGGTGGCGAACTATCGCAAGCTGTACGACGATGCTCGCCAAAAGCTCGAAGGCATGCTGGACACCGAACAGGAGAAGGCACTGCTGGCCAAGGTGGACCGCGCACTTGCTGACGGCCGGGCCAAGAACGACAAGCTCATCGCCCTCCGCAAGGATGGCGAAATCCAGGACGCCACCGAATACCTGCTCGGCACCAGCGGCCCCGGCGTGAACGGCATGCTGGCCGCGCTCGACGAGCTCATCGCCCACGAGGCGGAGCTGGCAAACGAAGCCAGCGAGGACGCCACGTCCACTTTCCGCAATGGCCGCTGGCTGATGATCGGGCTCGGCCTGCTTGCCGCCGTGGCCGGCGCCGTCATCGCCATGCTGGTCACGCGCTCGATCACGCGGCCGCTCGCCCAAGCGGTGCACGTGGCCGAAACGGTGGCGGCGGGCGACCTGTCCTCCACCATCTCGACCGATCGCCGCGACGAAATGGGCCGCCTGCTGAAGGCGCTGAAAGACATGAACGACGCGTTGCTGGGCGTGGTGGGCCAGGTCCGAAGCGGCACCGGCGCCATCGCCACCGCGTCGCGCGAAATCGCCGCCGGCAACCTCGACCTGTCGGCGCGCACCGAACAGCAGGCCGGCTCGCTGGAAGAAACCGCATCCACAATGGAAGAACTGACCGCCACCGTGCGCCAGAATGCCGACAGTGCGAACCAGGCCAACGAACTGGCGCGCAATGCATCGCAGGTGGCCACGCGAGGCGGCGAGATCGTGTCGCAGGTGGTCAGCACCATGGGAACGATCGACGCGTCCTCGCGCAAGATCGGGGACATCACCGGCGTCATCGACAGCATCGCCTTCCAGACCAATATCCTTGCACTGAATGCGGCGGTGGAAGCGGCACGAGCGGGTGAACAGGGGCGCGGCTTCGCCGTGGTCGCCAGTGAAGTCAGGACCCTGGCGCAGCGCTCGGCCGCAGCGGCGCGCGAGATCAAGGAATTGATCGGCGCCTCGACCGCCACCGTCGACGCAGGGTCGCGGCTGGTCGCCGAAGCGGGCCGCACGATGGGGGACATCGTGGAGAGCATTGGCCGCGTCACGGAAATCATGGGCGGCATCGCCCACGCCAGCCAGGAACAGAGCGCCGGCATCGACCAGGTCAACCAGGCCATCACGCAGATGGACGAGGTGACGCAGCAGAACGCGGCGCTGGTGGAAGAAGCGGCGGCCGCTTCCCAAAGCATGCAGGAACAGGCGGCACGGCTGGAAGAAGTTGTGGCGTTCTTCAGGACCGGCGAATCGTCCAGCCGCGCGCTGCTGGCGTCTTAA
- a CDS encoding hybrid sensor histidine kinase/response regulator — protein MSGPAGNVTKLLIVDDLPENLRALNAIIRDDNRAVYQAASGEEALALLLEHDFALAILDVQMPGMDGFELAELMRGTDKTRHIPIVFVSAAGKELNYAFKGYETGAVDFLYKPLDPDAVRSKVNVFVDLHCQRMEIRRRVEEQHATMNELRAAQEELRYALRMRDEFMSMVAHELRTPLNTLFLGTQMRKMQLERDNMEAFNKAALGKMVEGDGRQIQAMIRLIDDMLDVSRIRSGVLSIRPGATELQAMLRRLTGDLARQAQDAGTTFELEAPEPVSGWWDEFRIEQVIVNLLTNGLRYGGGKPVRIRLTADEKEARVDVIDQGPGIDEAMQARIFLPYERVAGNGVPSGLGLGLYISRQLAEAHRGSLTVASRPGEGSVFTLALPREGMPAVA, from the coding sequence ATGAGCGGTCCGGCGGGCAATGTGACGAAGCTGTTGATCGTCGACGATCTTCCGGAAAACCTGCGCGCGCTGAACGCCATCATTCGCGACGACAACCGCGCCGTGTACCAGGCTGCCTCCGGCGAGGAAGCGCTGGCGCTGCTGCTCGAGCACGATTTCGCCCTGGCGATCCTGGACGTGCAGATGCCCGGCATGGACGGCTTCGAGCTGGCCGAACTGATGCGCGGCACGGACAAGACGCGGCATATCCCGATCGTGTTCGTGAGCGCCGCCGGCAAGGAACTCAACTACGCATTCAAGGGCTACGAGACGGGCGCCGTCGACTTCCTCTACAAGCCGCTCGATCCGGACGCGGTGCGCAGCAAGGTGAACGTGTTCGTCGACCTGCATTGCCAGCGCATGGAGATCCGCCGCCGCGTCGAGGAACAGCATGCCACGATGAACGAGCTGCGCGCCGCGCAGGAAGAGCTGCGCTATGCGTTGCGCATGCGCGACGAGTTCATGTCGATGGTGGCGCACGAGCTGCGCACGCCGCTCAACACGCTGTTCCTGGGCACGCAGATGCGCAAGATGCAGCTCGAGCGCGACAATATGGAAGCGTTCAACAAGGCCGCGCTGGGAAAGATGGTGGAAGGCGATGGCCGCCAGATCCAGGCGATGATACGGCTGATCGACGATATGCTCGACGTGTCGCGCATCCGCAGCGGCGTGCTGTCGATCCGCCCAGGCGCCACCGAGCTGCAGGCGATGCTGCGCCGCCTGACGGGCGACCTGGCGCGCCAGGCGCAGGATGCCGGCACGACGTTCGAACTGGAAGCGCCAGAGCCGGTGAGCGGCTGGTGGGACGAGTTCCGCATCGAGCAGGTGATCGTCAACCTGCTGACCAACGGCTTGCGCTACGGCGGCGGCAAGCCGGTGCGCATCCGCCTCACGGCGGACGAGAAAGAGGCGCGCGTGGACGTGATCGACCAGGGCCCCGGCATCGACGAAGCGATGCAGGCGCGTATCTTCCTGCCCTATGAACGGGTGGCCGGCAACGGCGTGCCCTCCGGCCTGGGCCTGGGGCTGTACATCTCGCGCCAGCTGGCCGAGGCGCACCGCGGCTCGCTGACCGTGGCGAGCCGGCCGGGCGAGGGTTCCGTGTTCACGCTGGCGCTGCCGCGCGAGGGAATGCCGGCGGTGGCCTGA
- a CDS encoding chemotaxis protein CheB has product MDDALLAQALAGRRFAAIVIGASAGGVNALIDILPGLPREFPYPVVTVLHVMRGRQNQLVDVFGQRLALRVEEAADKAAPRPGTLYFAPADYHLSIERDGVFSLSLEPPVHFARPAIDITMESAADVYGPELMGILLTGANHDGAAGLAAVGAAGGLTVVQDPAEAQVSVMPNEAIRLRAPDLVLPLRDIRRLLQLSMENLK; this is encoded by the coding sequence ATGGACGACGCCCTCCTCGCGCAAGCCCTGGCGGGACGCCGCTTCGCGGCGATCGTCATCGGCGCTTCGGCCGGTGGCGTGAATGCGCTGATCGATATCCTGCCCGGCCTGCCGCGCGAATTCCCGTACCCGGTGGTGACGGTGCTGCACGTGATGCGCGGGCGCCAGAACCAGCTGGTGGACGTGTTCGGCCAGCGCCTCGCGCTGCGCGTGGAAGAGGCGGCGGACAAGGCGGCGCCGCGGCCAGGCACGCTGTACTTCGCGCCGGCCGACTATCACCTGTCGATCGAGAGGGATGGCGTGTTTTCGCTGTCGCTGGAACCGCCGGTGCACTTCGCCCGGCCGGCGATCGATATCACGATGGAATCCGCGGCGGACGTGTACGGCCCGGAACTGATGGGTATTCTGCTCACCGGCGCCAACCACGATGGCGCTGCCGGCCTGGCCGCCGTGGGCGCGGCCGGCGGGCTGACGGTGGTGCAGGACCCGGCTGAGGCGCAAGTAAGCGTGATGCCGAACGAAGCGATCCGGCTGCGCGCGCCGGACCTGGTGCTGCCGCTGCGGGACATCCGCAGGCTGCTGCAACTGTCGATGGAGAACTTGAAATGA
- a CDS encoding protein-glutamate O-methyltransferase CheR has protein sequence MMQPIRPQHSDTDIELKMLMEAIYLKYSYDFRDYTGASQKRRVVHAIREMGCETISQLQSRVLHEPAAFSELLQYLTIPVTEMFRDPTYFAALREHVMPVLSTYPSLKIWVAGCSTGEEVYSLAILLKEEGLLERSIIYATDINPQSLEKAKKGVFPLENMRAYTENYQAAGGKRAFSDYYTAAYNAALFDRSLAENVTFADHSLATDSVFAETQLISCRNVMIYFKKKLQERALGLFHESLCHRGFLGLGSKESIDFSAYGPLFEPVVKRERLFRKL, from the coding sequence ATGATGCAACCGATCCGCCCCCAGCACAGCGACACCGATATCGAGCTGAAGATGCTGATGGAGGCGATCTACCTGAAGTACAGCTACGACTTCCGCGATTACACCGGCGCCTCGCAGAAGCGGCGCGTGGTGCACGCGATTCGCGAGATGGGCTGCGAGACGATCTCGCAACTGCAATCGCGCGTGCTGCACGAACCGGCGGCGTTTTCCGAGCTGCTGCAATACCTCACGATTCCCGTCACGGAGATGTTCCGCGACCCCACCTACTTCGCCGCGCTGCGCGAGCACGTGATGCCGGTGCTTTCCACCTACCCGTCGCTGAAGATCTGGGTGGCCGGTTGCAGCACCGGCGAGGAGGTGTATTCGCTGGCGATCCTGCTGAAAGAGGAGGGGCTGCTGGAACGCAGTATCATCTACGCCACCGACATCAACCCGCAATCGCTGGAAAAGGCGAAGAAAGGTGTGTTCCCACTGGAGAACATGCGCGCCTACACGGAAAACTACCAGGCCGCCGGCGGCAAGCGCGCCTTTTCAGACTACTACACGGCAGCCTACAATGCCGCGCTGTTCGACCGCTCGCTGGCGGAAAACGTCACGTTCGCGGACCACAGCCTGGCCACCGACTCGGTGTTCGCGGAAACGCAATTGATCAGCTGCCGCAACGTGATGATTTATTTCAAGAAGAAGCTGCAGGAGCGCGCGCTGGGACTGTTCCACGAGTCGCTGTGCCACCGCGGCTTCCTGGGCCTGGGCAGCAAGGAGAGCATCGACTTTTCCGCCTATGGCCCCTTGTTCGAACCGGTCGTGAAACGCGAGCGGCTGTTCAGGAAATTGTGA
- a CDS encoding response regulator, which yields MPHSRIDDQSFRRILFRNITLPLAAGVVSAAVFIAVFAYLLNALTAVEHSERVIGNAQELRKLAVDMETGMRGYLLTGEESFLAPYKLARPKIDTALNTLTELVADNPTQIDRLRNIRAQQAQWERAAQEIMTLRRTGGDYLSTVRAQRGKVEFDELRSLFQSFIATEERLRMDRNADARSITYFTVVGFLTISLLLSGGLAWFGRKELMRLSDAYNAALKEQSVHAERVQRQSWMRAGQSQMAEQGIGQMSTPALSTALLHFLARYLDVVVGAMYVREPDGLLRRTAAFGFSGEDEERGRLLAPDEGVVGQAAQMRRLIHLENLPPDYLKLTSALGSASPTQVLVLPVTSDGRVNGVIELGFLHPVGEKETEFLNLVADNIGTAIEATLARQRMQELLVETQQLNEELQVQQEELRTANEELEEQSRVLEESQASLENQKAELEQTNEQLAEQAIVLDQKNTALNDVQQQLEERARDLERASQYKSQFLANMSHELRTPLNSSLILAKLLADNAQGNLNEEQVRFAQTIYSAGNDLLNLINDILDISKVEAGKLELNPEELRLQQVMEGLRRTFEPLAKQKGLEFSLVMSPGLPDTVYTDCQRLEQILKNLLSNALKFTDEGSVTLRVEPGQNGQLCFAVTDTGIGIRADQHAAIFGAFQQADGTTSRKYGGTGLGLSISRDLATLLGGTITLHSTVGQGSTFTLTLPVQWSAPPNRVESSLSPAPAPVAVPVTPPAAPAAAAPAPATVQRPFDDDRERPAPPERTVLVIEDEPAFARILYDLAHEMDYRCLVAFAADEGLQMAEQYQPTAILLDIRLPDRSGLSVLQLLKDNPRTRHIPVHVVSASDAGEAALHMGAVGFAMKPTTREELLEVFERLEQKFTQKIKRILLVEDDARQRDSVVQLISDEDIEIEAVASGEEALALLRSTIFDCMIIDLKLPDMQGNELLQRMSHEEIASFPPVIVYTGRNLTRAEEADLHKYSRSIIIKGARSPERLLDEVTLFLHKVESELSSERQTMLKTVRSRDRVFEGRRILLVDDDVRNIFALTSALEQKGAIVEIGRNGFEALEKLEKVSDIDLVLMDVMMPGMDGLEATRRIRADGRWSRLPIIAITAKAMKDDQEQCIAAGANDYLAKPIDLSRLYSLLRVWMPALDRI from the coding sequence ATGCCTCACTCTCGCATCGACGACCAGAGTTTCCGCCGTATCCTGTTCCGTAACATCACGCTGCCGCTGGCTGCGGGTGTCGTCAGCGCCGCCGTTTTCATTGCCGTGTTTGCCTATCTGCTCAATGCCCTGACCGCCGTCGAGCACTCCGAGCGGGTGATCGGCAACGCCCAGGAATTGCGCAAGCTGGCGGTGGACATGGAAACGGGCATGCGCGGCTACCTGCTGACGGGCGAGGAATCGTTCCTGGCGCCGTACAAGCTGGCGCGCCCGAAGATCGATACGGCATTGAACACGCTGACCGAACTGGTCGCGGACAATCCGACACAGATCGACCGGCTGCGCAATATCCGCGCCCAGCAGGCGCAGTGGGAGCGCGCGGCGCAGGAAATCATGACCCTGCGCAGGACGGGCGGCGACTACCTGTCCACGGTGCGGGCGCAACGGGGCAAGGTCGAATTCGATGAACTGCGTTCGCTGTTCCAGTCCTTCATCGCCACCGAGGAACGGTTGCGGATGGACCGCAATGCCGATGCCAGGAGCATCACGTATTTCACCGTGGTGGGCTTCCTCACCATCAGTCTCCTGCTTAGCGGCGGGCTGGCGTGGTTCGGCCGCAAGGAGCTGATGCGCCTGTCGGATGCGTATAACGCGGCGCTGAAGGAGCAGTCCGTGCATGCCGAGCGCGTGCAGCGGCAATCGTGGATGCGCGCCGGGCAGAGCCAGATGGCGGAGCAGGGCATCGGCCAGATGTCGACGCCGGCCCTGTCGACGGCGCTGCTGCACTTCCTGGCGCGCTACCTCGACGTCGTCGTGGGTGCCATGTACGTGCGCGAGCCCGACGGGCTGCTGCGCCGCACCGCCGCCTTCGGTTTCTCGGGCGAGGACGAAGAGCGCGGCCGCCTGCTGGCGCCCGATGAAGGCGTGGTGGGCCAGGCCGCGCAGATGCGCCGCCTGATCCACCTGGAAAACCTGCCGCCCGATTACCTGAAGCTGACCTCGGCGCTGGGCAGCGCCTCGCCCACGCAGGTGCTGGTGTTGCCCGTGACGAGCGACGGCCGCGTGAATGGCGTGATCGAGCTGGGCTTTCTGCACCCGGTGGGCGAGAAGGAAACGGAATTCTTGAACCTGGTGGCCGACAATATCGGCACCGCCATCGAAGCCACGCTCGCACGCCAGCGCATGCAGGAACTGCTGGTCGAAACGCAGCAGCTGAACGAGGAATTGCAGGTGCAGCAGGAAGAGCTGCGCACCGCCAACGAGGAACTGGAAGAACAGTCGCGCGTGCTGGAGGAATCGCAGGCCAGTCTGGAAAACCAGAAGGCGGAACTGGAGCAGACCAACGAGCAGCTGGCCGAGCAGGCCATCGTGCTGGACCAGAAGAACACGGCGCTGAACGACGTCCAGCAGCAGCTGGAGGAGCGGGCGCGCGACCTGGAGCGCGCCAGCCAGTACAAGTCGCAATTCCTGGCGAATATGTCGCACGAGTTGCGCACGCCGCTGAACAGCTCCCTGATCCTGGCCAAGCTGCTGGCGGACAATGCCCAGGGCAACCTGAACGAGGAACAGGTGCGCTTCGCGCAGACGATCTACTCGGCCGGCAACGACCTGCTGAACCTGATCAACGACATTCTCGACATCTCGAAGGTCGAGGCGGGCAAGCTGGAATTGAATCCGGAAGAGCTGCGCCTGCAGCAGGTGATGGAAGGCTTGCGCCGCACCTTCGAACCGCTGGCGAAGCAAAAAGGGCTGGAGTTTTCGCTGGTGATGTCGCCGGGCTTGCCGGACACGGTGTACACGGATTGCCAGCGCCTGGAGCAGATCCTGAAGAACCTGCTGTCCAATGCGCTCAAGTTCACCGACGAGGGCTCTGTCACGCTGCGCGTGGAACCGGGCCAGAACGGCCAGCTATGCTTCGCCGTTACCGATACGGGCATCGGTATCCGCGCCGACCAGCACGCGGCGATCTTCGGCGCGTTCCAGCAGGCCGACGGCACCACCAGCCGCAAGTACGGCGGTACCGGCCTGGGCCTTTCGATCTCGCGCGACCTGGCTACCCTGCTGGGCGGCACGATCACGCTGCACAGCACCGTGGGCCAGGGCAGCACGTTCACCCTGACCCTGCCGGTGCAGTGGTCGGCACCGCCGAACCGCGTCGAATCCTCGCTGTCGCCCGCGCCGGCGCCCGTGGCGGTACCGGTCACGCCGCCCGCCGCCCCCGCAGCCGCCGCGCCGGCACCCGCAACGGTGCAGCGCCCCTTCGATGACGACCGCGAACGGCCCGCGCCGCCCGAGCGCACCGTGCTGGTGATCGAGGACGAACCGGCGTTCGCCCGCATCCTCTACGACCTGGCCCACGAGATGGATTACCGCTGCCTCGTGGCCTTCGCTGCGGACGAAGGCTTGCAGATGGCCGAGCAATACCAGCCCACCGCGATCCTGCTGGATATCCGCCTGCCCGACCGTTCCGGCCTCTCGGTGCTGCAACTCTTGAAGGACAATCCGCGCACCCGCCACATCCCGGTGCACGTGGTGTCGGCCTCCGATGCCGGCGAGGCTGCATTGCACATGGGCGCCGTCGGCTTTGCCATGAAGCCGACCACGCGCGAGGAATTGCTGGAGGTGTTCGAACGGCTGGAGCAGAAGTTCACCCAGAAGATCAAGCGCATCCTGCTGGTGGAAGACGACGCGCGCCAGCGCGACAGCGTGGTGCAGCTGATTTCCGACGAGGATATCGAGATCGAGGCCGTCGCTTCCGGCGAGGAAGCGCTGGCGCTCCTGCGCAGCACGATCTTCGATTGCATGATCATCGACCTGAAACTGCCGGACATGCAGGGCAATGAACTGCTGCAGCGCATGTCGCATGAAGAGATCGCGTCGTTCCCGCCGGTGATCGTGTACACCGGCCGCAACCTCACCCGCGCCGAGGAGGCGGACCTGCACAAGTACTCGCGCTCGATCATCATCAAGGGCGCCCGCTCCCCGGAACGCCTGCTCGACGAGGTGACGCTGTTCCTGCACAAGGTGGAGTCCGAATTGTCTTCCGAGCGCCAGACGATGTTGAAGACGGTGCGTTCGCGCGACCGCGTGTTCGAAGGCCGCCGCATCCTGCTGGTCGACGACGACGTGCGCAACATCTTCGCGCTCACTTCGGCGCTTGAGCAGAAGGGCGCGATCGTGGAAATCGGCCGCAATGGCTTCGAGGCGTTGGAAAAACTGGAGAAAGTGTCCGATATCGACCTGGTGCTGATGGATGTGATGATGCCGGGCATGGACGGCCTGGAAGCGACACGCCGCATCCGCGCCGACGGCCGCTGGAGCCGGCTGCCGATCATCGCCATCACGGCCAAGGCCATGAAGGATGACCAGGAGCAGTGCATCGCCGCCGGCGCCAACGATTACCTGGCCAAGCCGATCGACCTGTCGCGCCTGTACTCGCTGCTGCGGGTCTGGATGCCGGCCTTGGACCGCATCTGA
- the folE gene encoding GTP cyclohydrolase I FolE: MSKESFSDHDWRRFLASLGEDPDRPGLAETPHRVAKAWKHWTSGYDQDPVELLKAFEDGAEEYNELIVVRNIPVYSHCEHHLAPFFGKATVGYLPNGKIVGLSKLTRLVDCFAKRLQVQERMTVQIANTLMEVLEPKAVGVVVKCRHMCMESRGIRTPGEETITSAMLGELQPNLALRTEFLALARD, translated from the coding sequence ATGTCTAAAGAATCATTTTCCGATCACGACTGGCGCCGTTTCCTGGCCTCGTTGGGCGAGGACCCGGACCGTCCGGGACTGGCGGAAACCCCGCACCGCGTGGCCAAGGCCTGGAAGCACTGGACGTCCGGCTATGACCAGGACCCCGTCGAACTGCTGAAGGCGTTCGAAGACGGCGCGGAGGAATACAACGAGCTGATCGTGGTGCGCAATATCCCCGTGTACAGCCATTGCGAGCACCACCTGGCGCCGTTCTTCGGCAAGGCCACCGTCGGCTACCTGCCGAACGGCAAGATCGTCGGGCTGTCGAAGTTGACCCGCTTGGTCGACTGCTTCGCCAAGCGCCTGCAGGTGCAGGAACGCATGACGGTGCAGATCGCCAATACGCTGATGGAAGTGCTGGAGCCGAAGGCCGTCGGCGTGGTGGTGAAATGCCGCCACATGTGCATGGAAAGCCGCGGCATCCGCACGCCGGGCGAGGAAACGATCACGTCCGCCATGCTGGGCGAATTGCAGCCGAACCTGGCGCTGCGCACCGAGTTCCTGGCGCTGGCCCGGGACTGA
- the nudC gene encoding NAD(+) diphosphatase: MLQTPSAFTPLIDPPADPRDPLTFLFHRGKLLLRGSDFDQPELALPSSGDLLGIPPERLHPVGIWQGRYCQAAWVDDDALPGGDYAWHNMRSLFGIVDDGFLGLAGRAGQIAEWARTHRHCGVCAAPMHRATGERAYKCAACGFTAYPQICPAMMVLIRKEEKVLLALHTNTPVRRYTALAGFLEAGESIEEAVHREVYEEVGLRVHKLEYFKSQSWPFPNSLMIAFTAEYLSGEIRVDPTEIEDARWFGPDDEWPEIPHSVSIASALLAANRPGRPAR, encoded by the coding sequence ATGCTCCAGACGCCATCCGCCTTCACGCCCCTCATCGACCCGCCGGCCGACCCGCGGGATCCGCTGACTTTCCTCTTCCACCGCGGCAAGCTGTTGCTGCGCGGGTCCGATTTCGACCAGCCCGAGCTGGCGCTGCCTTCCAGCGGGGATCTGCTCGGCATACCACCCGAACGGTTGCACCCGGTCGGCATCTGGCAGGGACGTTACTGCCAGGCCGCGTGGGTGGACGACGATGCGCTGCCCGGCGGGGACTATGCATGGCACAACATGCGTAGCCTGTTCGGCATCGTCGACGACGGCTTCCTCGGCCTTGCCGGCCGGGCGGGCCAGATCGCCGAATGGGCACGCACGCATCGCCATTGCGGCGTATGCGCGGCGCCCATGCACCGGGCCACCGGCGAGCGCGCCTACAAGTGCGCCGCGTGCGGCTTCACCGCGTATCCGCAGATCTGCCCGGCGATGATGGTGCTGATCCGCAAGGAAGAAAAGGTGCTGCTGGCCCTGCACACCAACACGCCGGTGCGGCGCTATACGGCGCTGGCCGGCTTCCTGGAGGCGGGTGAATCGATCGAGGAGGCGGTGCACCGCGAGGTGTACGAGGAAGTGGGGCTGCGCGTGCACAAGCTCGAATACTTCAAGAGCCAGTCCTGGCCCTTCCCGAATTCGCTGATGATCGCGTTCACGGCCGAGTACCTGTCCGGCGAGATCCGGGTCGACCCGACCGAGATCGAGGATGCCCGCTGGTTCGGGCCGGATGACGAGTGGCCGGAAATTCCGCATAGCGTATCGATCGCCAGCGCCCTGCTGGCGGCCAACCGCCCAGGACGCCCTGCCCGGTGA